A portion of the Cydia strobilella chromosome 5, ilCydStro3.1, whole genome shotgun sequence genome contains these proteins:
- the LOC134741313 gene encoding glycine N-methyltransferase, with protein sequence MTSMADKVFHPRSEGIPSEGVMDQYADGKAARVWKKFVGDSNQRTQNYKDFLIGLLRANGCKKILDAACGTGIDSMMLVNEGFEVVSVDASDKMLKHALKARWEKRKDPKFDQWIIEEANWETLHSDVQAFLPGASFDAVICLGNSFAHLLDEFGDQRVQKRALENFAKCLKPGGLLFIDHRNYDAMIDSGATPGHSIYYNCKYPVDIQTSVLVVGGKPQLVTLDYCIGGSQGGEDRSDFRLCYYPHKLEKFTQILKDAFGRGSTHSLYADFKPLSEVPVPGFYIHVIKKSQ encoded by the exons ATGACGTCAATGGCTGACAAGGTATTCCACCCCCGCTCGGAGGGGATCCCCTCCGAGGGTGTGATGGATCAGTACGCCGACGGGAAAGCAGCCAGGGTTTGGAAGAAGTTTGTGGGAGATAGCAACCAGAGGACGCAGAACTATAAGGACTTCTTGATTGGGCTGCTTCGAGCCAATGGATGCAAGAAAATATTGGATGCAGCTTGCGGCACTGG GATTGACTCCATGATGCTCGTGAACGAAGGCTTCGAGGTGGTGTCCGTGGACGCCTCCGATAAGATGTTGAAGCACGCACTCAAGGCGCGCTGGGAGAAGAGAAAGGACCCTAAGTTCGATCAGTGGA TAATCGAGGAAGCCAACTGGGAGACCCTCCACTCAGACGTGCAGGCCTTCCTGCCCGGAGCCTCATTCGACGCCGTCATCTGCCTCGGGAACTCTTTCGCCCACTTGCTGGACGAATTCGGCGACCAGCGCGTCCAGAAGCGAGCGTTAGAGAACTTCGCGAAGTGTCTCAAGCCCGGGGGATTGCTCTTCATCGACCATAGGAATTATGACGCTATGATTGATAGCGGAGCCACGCCGGGGCATTctatttattataat TGCAAGTACCCAGTAGACATACAAACGTCAGTGCTGGTGGTGGGAGGCAAGCCGCAGCTCGTCACCCTGGATTACTGCATTGGGGGCTCCCAGGGCGGAGAGGACAGAAG cGACTTCCGTCTCTGCTACTACCCGCATAAACTAGAAAAGTTCACACAAATACTTAAGGACGCGTTCGGCCGCGGCAGCACGCACAGCTTATACGCCGACTTCAAACCTCTATCCGAAGTACCCGTACCAGGGTTCTACATACACGTTattaaaaaatcacaataa